Below is a window of Sporosarcina ureae DNA.
CAATCCTAGTTCATCGACTTTATTGAGTGCTTCTGAGTGACTGTCCAGCCCATATACTTCAGCATCTCCGCCAACTGCATAAATGAACGTAGCTAAATTTCTACTCTCAGCCACTTTTGAATCCAGTTGACGTAATGAACCCGCGGCTGCATTTCGCGGGTTAGCAAAAGGTACTTCGCCTGCTTCATCACGGTCTTCATTTAGCTTAACAAATGAATTCTTCGGCATATACGCTTCACCACGGACTTCAATCGTCAAGGACTCTTTCAATGTATGTGGTACTGAACGAATGGTCTTCAAATTGGCTGTAATATCTTCTCCAACTGCACCATCTCCACGAGTAGCTCCTTGTACAAGCCGTCCCTCTTCATATTGCAATGAAACAGCAAGACCATCAATCTTTAGTTCACATACATAGACAGCGCTCCCTGTCGCTTCCTTCACCCGTCTGTCAAAATCTCGCAAGTCTTCTTCATTGAACGCATTCGCCAAACTGAGCATCGGATGACGATGAACCACTTTACTGAACACTTCAAGTGGAGCACCACCCACTCGTTGTGTCGGTGAATCAGGATAGATCAAGTCTGGATGCGCTTCTTCAATTGCCAGCAATTCCTGCATCTTTTTATCATATTCTGAATCGGGAACGATAGGGGCATCCAGATCATAATAAGCACGCCCGTATTCATGCAGAAGTTTATTGAGCTCCGCTACCCGCTTCTCTAGTTCTAGAACATCATCCATCTATTTTCCACACTCCTAGGAACGCTTTATTCTTTTTCAATCGGTGCAAATTTAGCTAATAGTCGCTTGATACCTACTGGATTAGGGAATGCAATATCCAACTCCATGTCATCTGCGCTACCTTTAACGCTAACGACAGTTCCGATCCCCCATATTTTATGGGACGCCTTGTCACCTGGTTTCCACTGCATTTTCTCCCCGCCGCTTTCATTGTAAGCTGGGCGTTTAACTGCTGGACGTTTGGCTCTTGCTTTAGGTGCTTGAGCGAACGGTACACTCATGCCATTGCCATCTGCCAACAACTCCGTCAGTTCTTCGGAAATTTCATTAAGGAAACGGGATGGCTGATTGAAGTTCGACTTACCGAACAGCATTCTATGACCCGCACACGTCAGGTAAAGGCGCTGTTCTGCACGCGTTATCGCTACGTAAGCAAGTCTTCGTTCTTCTTCCATTTCTTCTGGATCAGCGAGTGCTCGAATATGTGGGAAGATATTTTCTTCCATGCCTAATACAAAGACCACTGGATATTCCAAGCCTTTTGCTGCGTGCATCGTCATTAGGACGATTTTTTCAGTGGAAGTGTTCTCTTCTTTATCTAACGTATCGATATCAGCTACTAGCGCCAGGTCCGTCAAGAATGCAACGAGTGTCGGTTCTTCCTCTTCTTCCGCGGAACGTTTTTCAAATGCTTCTGTAACGGATAAGAATTCTTCAATATTCTCAAGCCGGCTTTCTGCTTCGATTGATTTCTCTTTTTCCAACATCTCGCGATAGCCGGACTTTTCAATGACCTCTTTTACTAATTCCGTAACAGATAAAAACTCTTGCATTTGCGTGAATCCATTAATCATTTCATGGAATTTCACGGTTTCTGTCAATGCTTTTTTAGGCAAGCCCATGAAATCAACTTCTTGTAATGAATCGAATATGGAACGGTCATTTTGAAGAGAGAATGTCGCCATTCGTTCAAATGAAGTAGCACCAATGCTTCGTTTCGGTTCATTAATGATTCTTGCTAAGGCCAAATCATCATCGTTATTAGCAATCAGACGTAAATATGCCAGCAAATCTTTAATTTCTTTTCGATCATAGAACTTTGTACCACCGACAATTGTATAGTCGAGGTTAGATTTCAATAAGTATTCCTCAATTAGACGAGACTGTGCATTCGTTCGGTACAGTATTGCAAATTGATCAAGTGTTAATCCCATTTCTTCCTTTAACTCAATGATTTGCTGGACAACAAATTGTGACTCATCTTTCTCATCGCGCGCTTTGTATATTGAAATCAATTCGCCCTCAGGATTATCTGTGCGTAATTTCTTGTCGTAGCGACTTTTATTATTGTCGATTACTTCATTGGCGGCTTGTAAAATTCTTTTAGTGGAACGGTAATTTTGCTCTAAAAGAATGACATTCGCTTCTTTATAATCTTTTTCAAAAGACAGTATGTTACCAATGTCCGCACCACGCCAACGATAAATCGACTGATCCGAGTCACCTACTACGCAGACATTGCGAAATTTTGATGCAAGCATCTTGACGAGACGATACTGCGCATTGTTTGTATCTTGGTACTCATCCACATGAATATACTGAAATTTATTTTGATAATACTCCAGCACTTCAGGAACACGCTCAAACAAAACAGTTGTCATCATAATCAAATCATCAAAGTCCATTGACTGATTCTGGCGTAACTTTTTAGTATAACGATCGTAAATATCTGCTAATGTACGCTCATGTGGGTTTTGTGGATCCGAATTTTTACGGAACTCTATTGCATCTATACACTCATTCTTCGCGTTTCCAATAATTCCGAGCATCGCCCGTGGATCATTCTGTTTCGGGTCTAGATTAAGTTCTTTCAATACTCGTTTCATCGCGGTCATTTGGTCCGCACTGTCGAGAATAGTAAAGTTTTTGGATAACCCAATACGATCTACGTACTTCCGTAGAATCCGAACACACATCGAGTGGAATGTCGAAACCCACATACGTTCTCCAGAGCCTGCGCCTAGCAGTCCATCAATCCGATCACGCATTTCACGTGCTGCTTTATTTGTAAATGTAATAGCTAATATATTCGAAGGATACACTTGCTTCTCCACAACCAAATACGCAATTCGATGTGTCAATACACGAGTCTTTCCTGAACCCGCCCCCGCCATAATAAGCAACGGACCTTCCGTCGTCTTGACTGCGCGTGCTTGCTCAGGATTCATGCCTTTTAGTAAATCATCTGATAGTTTATTCATATTCGTACCGCCTTTAGGAACATTTGTTCTAACTATATACTACTCACATAGGTAATGGAACAGATTTTACAGCATCCACTGTTTTAAGAGCCGTTTTTAGATCATCATAAACAACATTTCCCACTACAATAGTATCTGCAATGGCAGCCATTTCTTGCGCTTGTTCTGTTGAGCGTATTCCGCCACCATAAAAGAGACGCGTGTTACTGAGTAATTCTTTCGCTGATCGAACAATTTGCGGATCGCCATATTGTCCACTGTATTCTAAATAAAAGATTGGCAAGGAAAATAAATGTTCCGCCATACGTGCATATGCTTGTACGTCTTCTTCATCTGGGACACGATCGACCCCTGTTACCTTCGCGGCTGTGCAATCTGGATTTAGTATACAGTAACCTTCTGTGACCAATTCATCGAAATTCATCATATGACCGTATTCTCGCAAGGCTTCGTGATGCAAGCCGT
It encodes the following:
- the pcrA gene encoding DNA helicase PcrA; the encoded protein is MNKLSDDLLKGMNPEQARAVKTTEGPLLIMAGAGSGKTRVLTHRIAYLVVEKQVYPSNILAITFTNKAAREMRDRIDGLLGAGSGERMWVSTFHSMCVRILRKYVDRIGLSKNFTILDSADQMTAMKRVLKELNLDPKQNDPRAMLGIIGNAKNECIDAIEFRKNSDPQNPHERTLADIYDRYTKKLRQNQSMDFDDLIMMTTVLFERVPEVLEYYQNKFQYIHVDEYQDTNNAQYRLVKMLASKFRNVCVVGDSDQSIYRWRGADIGNILSFEKDYKEANVILLEQNYRSTKRILQAANEVIDNNKSRYDKKLRTDNPEGELISIYKARDEKDESQFVVQQIIELKEEMGLTLDQFAILYRTNAQSRLIEEYLLKSNLDYTIVGGTKFYDRKEIKDLLAYLRLIANNDDDLALARIINEPKRSIGATSFERMATFSLQNDRSIFDSLQEVDFMGLPKKALTETVKFHEMINGFTQMQEFLSVTELVKEVIEKSGYREMLEKEKSIEAESRLENIEEFLSVTEAFEKRSAEEEEEPTLVAFLTDLALVADIDTLDKEENTSTEKIVLMTMHAAKGLEYPVVFVLGMEENIFPHIRALADPEEMEEERRLAYVAITRAEQRLYLTCAGHRMLFGKSNFNQPSRFLNEISEELTELLADGNGMSVPFAQAPKARAKRPAVKRPAYNESGGEKMQWKPGDKASHKIWGIGTVVSVKGSADDMELDIAFPNPVGIKRLLAKFAPIEKE
- a CDS encoding heptaprenylglyceryl phosphate synthase — translated: MDYKTWRHAFKIDPAKDLTDEQLEAVAESGTDGVIIGGSDGVTLENVLDLLARFRRFSVPLALEVSTVESVTPGFDYYFIPTVLNTTDSKWLNGLHHEALREYGHMMNFDELVTEGYCILNPDCTAAKVTGVDRVPDEEDVQAYARMAEHLFSLPIFYLEYSGQYGDPQIVRSAKELLSNTRLFYGGGIRSTEQAQEMAAIADTIVVGNVVYDDLKTALKTVDAVKSVPLPM